A single Prevotella sp. E15-22 DNA region contains:
- a CDS encoding fasciclin domain-containing protein, protein MISKKLLYNKVLGLAVAALTFVACTDTWDDHYESLGGGANGMHEGTLWQAISNNQNLSNFAKVLEKCQYKPILDGSQVFTVFAPTNDQFTLEQANALIKDYEEQVAANVNQENNTVLKEFVQNHIALYNHSVTSLRTDSIVLMNGKYAVLSDTAINNVKLLDKNQLYENGVLFTLNNKVKFLPTVFEYIAKDPELDSLRSFLYNSHYYYREFDPGQSVPGSIVNGKMQYLDSVFYQVNELFSYVGRINSEDSTYLYLAPTNEAWKELVAKYEPYFVYPEKLVQRDSLMYTMPRLYTIAGSSFSRTFNSDKQLQDSAMSTECTVNYQSRLSDWFRPFEYYQYYKPLEANGAMGQVEKVDCSNGQVLKTSKWNISDLNTFNTYKFSISRFKEVSKIRDPKSTSEKDSIETIRPVVHYVTSDNKFYNKLWGNQYIEFEQETTALNHTVTYILPSVLSNMGYDIYLISAPALAGDSTASDYERLPTEVRCYIYSPGKGEEQLMGADGSHKSFVTATDAVDYILLAENYKFDNCTYGVTDEDLQALLKIETRVSNSDIRNGKKTRTMRFNCVLLVPHGTLELVDALPGEVGNPGVAIPAKHQGTPGVLLYPHGKYNDRSYKAWYLQR, encoded by the coding sequence ATGATTTCCAAAAAACTATTATACAATAAGGTGTTAGGGCTGGCAGTAGCCGCCCTCACCTTCGTGGCTTGTACCGATACTTGGGACGACCACTATGAGAGCCTGGGTGGTGGCGCCAATGGCATGCATGAGGGTACTCTGTGGCAGGCTATCTCTAACAATCAGAACCTGTCAAACTTCGCCAAAGTTCTGGAGAAGTGCCAGTATAAGCCCATCTTGGACGGTAGTCAGGTGTTCACGGTCTTCGCTCCTACAAACGATCAGTTTACACTGGAGCAGGCTAATGCCCTGATTAAAGATTATGAGGAGCAGGTGGCTGCTAACGTGAATCAGGAGAACAATACGGTGTTGAAGGAGTTCGTTCAGAACCACATCGCTCTCTACAACCACTCTGTAACGAGCCTGAGAACAGACTCTATCGTGCTGATGAATGGTAAGTATGCCGTGCTGAGCGATACCGCTATTAATAACGTGAAGCTGCTCGACAAGAACCAGCTTTATGAGAATGGCGTGCTCTTTACGCTGAACAATAAGGTGAAATTCTTGCCAACTGTATTTGAGTATATTGCCAAGGATCCTGAGTTGGACAGCTTGAGAAGCTTCCTCTATAACAGTCATTACTACTATAGAGAGTTTGATCCGGGTCAGAGTGTACCTGGTAGTATCGTAAATGGTAAGATGCAGTATCTGGACTCTGTGTTCTATCAGGTTAATGAGCTGTTCAGCTATGTTGGCCGCATCAACTCGGAGGATAGTACTTACCTGTATCTGGCTCCCACCAACGAGGCGTGGAAGGAGCTTGTGGCTAAGTATGAGCCTTACTTCGTTTATCCTGAGAAGCTGGTTCAGCGCGACTCTTTGATGTACACCATGCCGCGTCTGTATACCATCGCAGGCTCTTCGTTCAGCCGTACCTTCAACTCTGATAAGCAGTTGCAGGACTCAGCCATGTCTACTGAGTGCACCGTCAACTATCAGTCTCGTTTGTCAGACTGGTTCCGCCCGTTTGAGTACTACCAGTACTACAAGCCCCTCGAGGCCAATGGCGCTATGGGACAGGTGGAGAAGGTGGATTGTAGTAACGGTCAGGTGCTGAAGACCTCAAAGTGGAACATCAGCGATCTGAATACGTTCAACACGTATAAGTTCTCTATTTCAAGATTCAAGGAGGTTAGTAAGATCAGAGACCCGAAGAGTACCAGCGAGAAGGACTCTATCGAGACAATTAGACCCGTGGTTCACTACGTGACCTCTGACAATAAGTTCTACAACAAGTTGTGGGGCAACCAGTATATCGAGTTTGAGCAGGAGACCACTGCATTGAACCATACGGTGACCTATATCCTGCCCAGCGTACTCTCTAACATGGGCTATGATATCTACCTGATTAGCGCTCCAGCCTTGGCAGGTGACTCTACCGCTTCTGACTACGAACGTCTGCCAACGGAAGTACGTTGCTACATTTATAGCCCAGGTAAGGGTGAGGAGCAGCTGATGGGTGCTGATGGCTCTCACAAGTCGTTCGTAACGGCTACCGATGCTGTTGACTATATCTTGCTGGCAGAAAACTATAAGTTTGATAACTGTACCTATGGTGTCACAGATGAAGATCTGCAGGCGTTGCTGAAGATTGAGACACGTGTAAGTAACTCAGATATTCGTAACGGTAAGAAGACACGTACCATGCGTTTTAACTGTGTGCTTCTGGTGCCTCACGGAACACTTGAGCTTGTTGACGCTCTGCCCGGTGAGGTTGGTAATCCTGGTGTGGCTATTCCTGCCAAGCATCAGGGCACTCCCGGTGTTCTGCTGTATCCTCACGGAAAATACAATGACAGGTCGTATAAAGCCTGGTATTTGCAACGCTAA
- a CDS encoding SusC/RagA family TonB-linked outer membrane protein gives MKRYILFGFSLLMAFPLSISAQDYEDDEEEVVEEAQVQRVVKKIKQYETRSVKGFVYDAATKQPVSGAIVRAAEIDGYSALTGDDGSYTVKVPVFASGIYFTTPDHNPVKIGLQAGEKQKDVYLYPTVFKSEYGTQTNVRGDYQVKDFKYTNALNIKDEIQKQLGAQVYTTTFNGTPGVGSVMFIQGLNSLNVNAQPLVVIDDVIIDQQYGRTLLHDGFYNDVLTNLNPSDIEKVTVMRNGTALYGSKGANGVILIQTRRNKSMATRITANISAGVVLEPKYLSVMDAGQYRSYASEMLKTTNTKLQEFSFLMPEYDQKGKKYYYYDQYHQSTDWKDYVYQTAMTQNYGINIEGGDAVANYNLSVGYTSAESTLKYNDMDRLNVRFNTDISLSRKLSVRFDASFANQTRDIRNDGAPESYDEGTPTSPAFLAYVKSPFLSPYSYGHDGKGNGRFSDSHWDIDPETYLTEALYNYTKYNWKLGNPAAINEYAEGESKNRFETSMLNLTVTPKYEINQNLSVSEHFSYNLVNTNELFYIPINGTPDNYYVSRLGGFRQNETRSLASKQNSVMSDTRVDWENRFDAHYLHLFGGARINWESFSTNSSVGYNTGSDKTPQISGQLADKDAQGVNENWNTLSWYAQADYNYLSRYFLQANLTIDGSSRFGQDGGDFRLFKAAWAVFPGIQASWVLTNEPWMAGVKGLDYLRLSAGYDISGNDDINYYAARSFFRSGQFLHTISTLSFDGIGNTKIKWETTRRFNVGLEASLLNNRLSVGFNYFRSNTDNLLALQQLGFLSGLKENWSNEGKLKNQGFDVNFNAKVLNLKDWQWELGASIGHYKNEITALPDAATYLDNEIYGATVRTQVGSAANLFYGYKSLGVFSTTAEAQGASAHAAGTATYDPQGLYFMDKNGIDRVYFEAGDVHFADLNGDGMINEADQTIIGDPNPDIYGNIFTSLSWKNFKLDLNFNYSLGNDIYNYMRSQLEGGSRFMNQSTAMLRRWQVEGQETDMPRIAFQDPKGNSRFSDRWIEDGSYLRLKTVTLSYNLPLKSEYIQGVQFWIQGNNLLTFTKYLGSDPEATMTSSVLGQGIDLGRLPQSRSIVAGVKFNL, from the coding sequence ATGAAACGATATATCTTATTCGGATTTTCGCTGCTGATGGCTTTCCCCTTGAGTATCTCTGCTCAGGATTATGAAGACGATGAGGAGGAGGTTGTAGAGGAAGCTCAGGTACAGCGTGTTGTAAAGAAAATCAAGCAGTATGAGACTCGCTCGGTTAAGGGCTTCGTCTATGATGCTGCTACCAAGCAGCCCGTTTCGGGTGCTATTGTTCGTGCTGCCGAGATCGATGGTTACAGTGCGCTGACCGGTGATGATGGTAGCTACACAGTGAAGGTGCCTGTCTTCGCTTCTGGTATCTATTTCACAACACCAGACCACAACCCTGTGAAGATTGGTTTGCAGGCTGGTGAGAAGCAGAAGGATGTGTATCTGTATCCTACTGTCTTTAAGTCGGAATATGGCACGCAGACCAATGTACGTGGTGACTATCAAGTGAAGGACTTTAAGTATACCAATGCACTGAATATCAAGGACGAGATTCAGAAGCAGCTGGGTGCTCAGGTCTATACCACTACCTTCAATGGCACACCTGGTGTGGGCAGCGTGATGTTCATTCAGGGTCTGAACTCTCTGAACGTGAACGCACAGCCTCTGGTTGTCATCGATGATGTGATTATCGACCAGCAGTATGGTCGTACGCTGCTTCACGATGGCTTCTATAACGACGTGCTGACCAACCTGAACCCTTCTGATATCGAGAAGGTGACGGTGATGCGCAACGGTACGGCTCTCTATGGTTCAAAGGGCGCTAACGGTGTGATTCTGATTCAGACTCGCCGTAACAAGTCTATGGCTACCCGCATTACTGCCAACATCTCGGCTGGTGTGGTGCTCGAGCCTAAGTATCTGTCAGTGATGGATGCCGGTCAGTATCGCAGCTATGCATCTGAGATGCTGAAGACCACCAACACCAAGTTGCAGGAGTTCAGCTTCTTGATGCCTGAATACGACCAGAAGGGTAAGAAGTACTACTACTATGATCAGTATCATCAGAGTACTGACTGGAAGGACTACGTTTATCAGACAGCAATGACTCAGAACTATGGTATTAACATTGAGGGAGGTGACGCTGTGGCTAACTACAACCTGTCAGTGGGCTATACCAGTGCTGAGAGTACCTTGAAGTACAACGATATGGACCGCCTGAACGTACGCTTCAACACGGATATCTCGCTGAGCCGCAAGTTGTCTGTTCGCTTCGACGCTTCGTTTGCCAACCAAACACGCGACATCCGTAACGACGGTGCTCCTGAGAGCTATGATGAGGGTACACCTACATCGCCCGCTTTCCTGGCTTATGTGAAGAGCCCATTCTTGAGTCCTTATAGCTATGGTCACGATGGAAAGGGTAACGGTCGCTTCTCTGACTCTCACTGGGATATCGATCCTGAGACATACCTGACCGAGGCGCTGTACAACTACACCAAATACAACTGGAAGTTGGGTAACCCCGCTGCTATTAACGAGTATGCTGAGGGTGAGTCGAAGAACCGCTTCGAGACTTCTATGCTGAACCTGACTGTGACTCCGAAGTATGAGATTAACCAGAATCTCTCGGTGAGTGAGCACTTCAGCTACAACCTGGTGAACACCAACGAACTGTTCTATATTCCTATCAATGGTACGCCTGACAACTACTATGTAAGTCGTCTGGGTGGCTTCCGTCAGAACGAGACCCGCTCGCTGGCTTCTAAGCAGAACTCTGTGATGAGTGACACTCGTGTTGACTGGGAGAACCGCTTCGATGCTCACTACCTCCATCTGTTTGGTGGTGCCCGCATCAACTGGGAGAGCTTCTCAACCAACTCTTCTGTAGGTTATAACACCGGTAGTGATAAGACTCCTCAGATCTCTGGTCAGTTGGCCGATAAGGATGCTCAGGGTGTGAACGAGAACTGGAACACACTGTCATGGTATGCTCAGGCTGACTATAACTACTTGAGCCGCTACTTCCTGCAGGCTAACCTGACTATCGACGGTTCTTCACGCTTCGGTCAGGACGGTGGTGACTTCCGTCTGTTTAAAGCCGCTTGGGCTGTGTTCCCCGGCATCCAGGCTTCATGGGTACTCACTAACGAACCTTGGATGGCTGGTGTTAAGGGTCTGGATTACCTGCGTCTCTCTGCTGGTTATGACATCAGTGGTAACGACGATATCAACTACTACGCTGCTCGCAGCTTCTTCCGTTCTGGTCAGTTCCTGCATACCATCTCTACGCTGTCGTTCGATGGTATCGGTAACACCAAGATCAAGTGGGAGACCACTCGCCGCTTTAATGTAGGTCTGGAGGCCAGCCTCTTGAACAACCGCTTGAGCGTTGGCTTCAACTACTTCCGTTCGAACACCGACAACCTGCTGGCTCTTCAGCAGTTGGGCTTCCTCAGCGGTCTGAAAGAGAACTGGTCTAACGAGGGTAAGCTGAAGAACCAGGGCTTCGACGTGAACTTCAATGCTAAGGTGCTGAACCTGAAGGATTGGCAGTGGGAACTCGGTGCCAGCATAGGTCACTACAAGAACGAGATCACTGCTCTGCCTGATGCTGCTACTTATCTGGACAACGAGATTTATGGTGCTACTGTTCGCACACAGGTGGGCAGCGCTGCTAACCTGTTCTATGGTTATAAGTCTCTCGGTGTGTTCTCAACAACTGCTGAGGCTCAGGGTGCTTCTGCACATGCTGCCGGTACTGCTACTTATGATCCTCAGGGTCTCTACTTCATGGATAAGAACGGTATCGATCGTGTGTACTTCGAGGCTGGTGACGTTCATTTCGCCGACCTGAACGGTGACGGCATGATTAATGAGGCCGACCAGACCATCATCGGTGATCCTAACCCCGATATCTATGGTAATATCTTCACTTCGCTGTCTTGGAAGAACTTCAAGCTCGATTTGAACTTCAACTATTCGCTGGGTAATGATATCTACAACTATATGCGCTCACAACTCGAGGGTGGCTCACGCTTCATGAACCAGAGCACAGCTATGCTGCGCCGCTGGCAGGTGGAAGGTCAGGAGACCGATATGCCACGTATCGCCTTTCAGGATCCTAAGGGTAATTCTCGCTTCAGCGACCGCTGGATTGAGGATGGCTCATACCTCCGTCTGAAGACCGTTACCCTGAGCTACAACCTGCCTCTGAAGTCTGAGTATATCCAGGGTGTTCAGTTCTGGATCCAGGGCAACAACCTGCTCACCTTCACGAAGTATCTGGGTAGCGATCCTGAGGCTACCATGACCTCAAGTGTTCTTGGTCAGGGTATCGACCTGGGTCGTCTTCCTCAGAGCCGTAGCATTGTGGCTGGTGTGAAGTTTAACTTGTAA
- a CDS encoding RagB/SusD family nutrient uptake outer membrane protein has product MITKIYKIFCAGVIGCGIAATLTSCEDFFNQESDDVLYAENEHLNNAVDTIYSVTGILAKLQTLADRTILFGELRADLVDLTSVANKDLHEIAEFNVTDDNEYNQPSDYYAVINNCNYFIAHADTALKSNRNQDIFMKEFCAVKAIRAWTYLQLGLVYGKVPFFTEPLLTKDAAEEAEKTTKTLEEICDYFIDDLSSLPIRYNSEYPGYRDIRGVESRLMFFPLSIVRGDLKLWKASFHKDNKALYLDAAKEYYDYINQRNGENSAYPTTISQRIMWKPGTTEWLSPSGSLFPVAERVGLETELITLIPGDSIPAEGHYSELRNLFTSREENEYKVSIKPSARLFEISESQNNCVLGNDGMSMMFAPKGLADYMSGDLRLSDYYRKSWDIDDVTGQRIETQYIYKYSSQRNVHIYRRTMVYLRLAEALNMAGYPRMAYEILAQGLSNDVIDDEVRPYYPTMEDSLNLNYFDFNNTRYEVCDVYDFIRDGQYSVESHNMMGIHARGCGFTPMDTTYVLPNDTIELDAEKRAQLIKEHQAYVDKLILTESALEFALEGTRYYDIMRYALRQDDPGATMMKIIGARKGQNNPTTFNLANQQNWFIKWKNKVGY; this is encoded by the coding sequence ATGATTACCAAGATTTATAAAATATTCTGCGCAGGTGTGATTGGTTGCGGTATTGCCGCAACCCTCACCTCTTGCGAGGACTTTTTCAATCAAGAGAGCGATGACGTGCTTTATGCAGAGAATGAGCACTTGAATAATGCTGTGGATACGATCTACTCTGTGACTGGTATCCTGGCAAAGCTGCAGACTCTGGCAGACCGCACCATCCTGTTTGGTGAGTTGCGTGCCGACCTGGTTGACCTGACCAGTGTTGCTAACAAGGACTTGCACGAAATCGCCGAGTTTAATGTGACCGATGATAACGAGTATAACCAGCCCAGTGACTATTATGCTGTTATCAACAACTGTAACTATTTCATCGCACATGCTGACACCGCCCTGAAGAGCAACCGTAACCAGGATATCTTCATGAAGGAGTTCTGCGCTGTGAAGGCTATCCGTGCATGGACCTACCTGCAGTTAGGTCTTGTTTATGGTAAGGTGCCCTTCTTCACTGAGCCCTTGCTGACCAAGGACGCTGCCGAAGAAGCAGAGAAGACCACCAAGACACTTGAGGAGATCTGTGATTACTTCATTGATGACTTGAGCTCACTGCCCATTCGCTATAACTCCGAATATCCTGGCTATCGTGATATCCGTGGCGTGGAATCTCGTTTGATGTTCTTCCCCTTGAGCATCGTACGTGGTGACTTGAAACTCTGGAAGGCTTCTTTCCATAAGGATAATAAGGCTTTGTATCTGGATGCTGCCAAGGAGTACTATGACTACATTAACCAGCGTAATGGTGAAAACAGTGCTTACCCAACCACCATCTCTCAGCGTATCATGTGGAAGCCTGGTACAACCGAGTGGCTTAGCCCTTCTGGTTCTCTCTTCCCTGTTGCTGAGAGAGTTGGTCTTGAGACGGAGTTGATTACCTTGATTCCTGGCGACTCTATCCCTGCGGAGGGTCACTACAGTGAGTTGCGTAACCTCTTCACCTCTCGTGAGGAGAATGAGTACAAGGTGAGCATCAAGCCTTCTGCACGTCTGTTTGAGATCTCTGAGTCTCAGAACAACTGTGTACTCGGAAACGACGGTATGTCTATGATGTTTGCTCCTAAGGGCCTGGCTGACTATATGTCTGGTGACCTGCGTCTGAGTGACTACTATAGAAAGAGCTGGGATATCGATGATGTGACTGGTCAGCGTATTGAGACTCAGTATATCTATAAGTACAGTTCTCAGCGTAACGTTCATATCTATCGCCGTACAATGGTTTACCTGCGCCTGGCCGAGGCTCTGAACATGGCTGGCTATCCTCGTATGGCTTACGAGATCCTGGCTCAGGGTCTGAGTAACGATGTGATTGACGATGAGGTGAGACCCTACTATCCTACTATGGAGGACTCTCTCAACCTGAACTACTTCGACTTCAACAATACTCGTTATGAGGTTTGTGATGTTTACGACTTCATCCGCGATGGCCAGTATTCGGTTGAGAGTCACAACATGATGGGTATCCACGCTCGTGGTTGTGGCTTTACTCCGATGGATACCACTTATGTGCTGCCTAACGATACCATTGAGCTTGATGCCGAGAAGCGTGCTCAGCTCATCAAGGAGCATCAGGCTTATGTTGATAAGCTCATCTTGACTGAGTCGGCTCTGGAGTTCGCACTCGAGGGAACACGTTACTATGACATTATGCGCTATGCATTGCGTCAGGATGACCCAGGTGCTACGATGATGAAGATTATCGGTGCCCGCAAGGGTCAGAATAACCCCACTACCTTTAACCTTGCTAACCAGCAGAACTGGTTCATTAAGTGGAAGAACAAGGTGGGATATTAA
- a CDS encoding fasciclin domain-containing protein yields the protein MNIKKNIRVAFMALAALLASGSLTSCSDEPDSEYFYAFTGEMMSDYLKNREQYSEFAAIVEKAGLMPTLSTYGKYTCFLPDNDAINVYLQDRGMKSVEELTKEDCDTIARTHLVNNIYSTFEMTQDRLPNANLLGRYIATSQGVDADSNAVVYLEGLSHIIFEKTYPNGSIVHQNDSVENGIVQPIDMVIEKSNSTVTDILRDNPKISLFYKAFEATGLKDLLVEKVADENWDPKKYPKYYYKSHIRKEVGWVPDTRKYGFTAFVEPDSIYREYFKNGYKGQPIDTSKGDLYALYDLACKVYGPVYGHDEEGNLLDEAKDGWKFENLTDSINPLKRFIQYHIMTRYVAGTADLTALVIDKPQAAASVREAFGTETKWVNPVDWYETLLPHTMLKIEQLSKNKREDVNGKALPVDIWGPDADKKLGHFVNRRYESPEYEYRGSYVDGTVEKTPNHDALNGHYFYVDDLVVFSKEVRDVVQNMRIRMDFSTVFPEIMTNDMRLKGNYDQDDNQDVPDDSEQPKNGKNRYFPMGYLENVKFNTNCHLVYRRPHWEFWSWQGDEVNLFGDYDFIFRIPPVPYSGEWQLRLGFAPLETRGVMQVYFDGVPQGIPLDMMNTLDSEMYLGDRAKDDPQLSTYKTTSIEDLASEQKLLKNLGAYRGPRSCYNIGNNGQQKNYSWGIVHMMRRVLCQTYIDATKDHYLRFRVASDGKQGNDNEFMLDFFEMVPKSVYSVDGSGEMEDDL from the coding sequence ATGAATATCAAGAAAAATATTAGAGTTGCTTTCATGGCACTGGCTGCCCTCCTGGCTTCAGGTTCGCTGACCAGCTGCTCTGATGAGCCCGATAGCGAGTATTTCTATGCGTTCACGGGTGAAATGATGAGCGACTATCTGAAAAACCGTGAGCAGTACAGCGAGTTTGCTGCCATCGTAGAGAAGGCTGGCCTGATGCCAACACTGTCTACCTATGGTAAGTATACTTGCTTCCTGCCAGACAATGATGCTATCAACGTGTACCTGCAGGACCGCGGCATGAAGAGCGTTGAGGAGCTGACAAAGGAAGACTGCGACACCATTGCACGTACGCACTTGGTGAATAATATCTACTCTACCTTTGAGATGACACAGGACCGTCTGCCTAATGCCAACCTGCTGGGTCGTTATATCGCTACCTCACAGGGCGTGGATGCCGACAGCAATGCTGTGGTTTATCTGGAGGGCCTGAGTCATATTATTTTCGAGAAGACTTATCCCAACGGAAGTATTGTTCATCAGAACGACTCTGTCGAGAATGGTATCGTTCAGCCTATCGACATGGTGATCGAGAAGTCGAACAGCACCGTGACTGATATCCTGCGTGATAACCCCAAGATTAGTCTGTTCTATAAGGCTTTCGAGGCTACAGGCCTGAAGGACCTGCTCGTTGAGAAGGTGGCCGATGAGAACTGGGATCCCAAGAAGTATCCTAAGTACTACTATAAGTCGCACATCAGAAAAGAGGTGGGTTGGGTGCCTGATACCAGAAAGTATGGCTTCACAGCTTTCGTAGAGCCCGACTCAATCTATCGAGAGTATTTCAAGAATGGTTATAAGGGTCAGCCTATTGACACCAGCAAGGGTGATCTCTATGCACTCTATGACCTGGCATGTAAGGTATATGGTCCTGTTTATGGACATGACGAGGAAGGTAACTTGCTCGATGAGGCTAAGGATGGCTGGAAGTTTGAGAACCTGACAGACAGCATCAACCCTCTGAAGCGTTTCATCCAGTATCATATCATGACTCGCTACGTGGCCGGTACTGCCGACCTCACCGCTCTTGTTATTGATAAGCCACAGGCTGCTGCGTCTGTAAGAGAGGCTTTCGGTACAGAGACGAAATGGGTGAACCCTGTTGACTGGTACGAGACTCTGCTGCCTCACACCATGCTGAAGATTGAACAGCTGAGTAAGAACAAGCGTGAGGACGTGAATGGTAAGGCTCTGCCTGTGGACATCTGGGGTCCTGATGCTGACAAGAAACTGGGTCACTTTGTGAACCGCCGCTATGAGTCTCCTGAGTATGAGTACCGTGGCTCTTATGTGGATGGTACTGTTGAGAAGACACCTAACCACGATGCCTTGAATGGTCACTACTTCTATGTGGACGATCTGGTGGTGTTCAGTAAGGAGGTTCGCGACGTGGTACAGAACATGCGTATCCGTATGGACTTCTCGACGGTGTTCCCCGAAATCATGACCAATGATATGCGTCTGAAGGGCAACTACGACCAGGATGATAATCAGGATGTGCCTGATGACTCTGAGCAGCCAAAGAACGGTAAGAACCGTTACTTCCCCATGGGCTATCTGGAGAACGTGAAGTTCAATACCAACTGTCACCTGGTTTATCGCCGTCCTCACTGGGAGTTCTGGTCTTGGCAGGGTGATGAGGTGAACCTCTTTGGTGACTATGACTTCATCTTCCGTATTCCTCCCGTGCCCTATAGCGGTGAGTGGCAGCTGCGCTTAGGCTTCGCTCCGCTGGAGACCCGTGGTGTGATGCAGGTGTACTTCGATGGTGTACCTCAGGGTATCCCCTTGGATATGATGAACACACTGGATTCTGAGATGTATCTTGGTGACCGTGCAAAGGACGATCCTCAGCTCAGTACTTATAAGACCACCTCTATCGAGGATTTGGCTTCTGAGCAGAAACTGCTGAAGAACTTGGGTGCTTACCGCGGACCGCGTTCATGCTACAACATTGGTAACAACGGTCAGCAGAAGAACTACTCATGGGGCATTGTTCACATGATGCGCCGTGTGCTGTGCCAGACTTACATCGATGCTACGAAGGACCACTACCTGCGTTTCCGTGTGGCTTCGGATGGTAAGCAAGGTAATGATAACGAGTTCATGCTCGACTTCTTCGAGATGGTTCCGAAGAGTGTCTACAGTGTTGACGGCTCTGGTGAGATGGAGGATGACCTCTAA